The following proteins come from a genomic window of Suricata suricatta isolate VVHF042 chromosome 5, meerkat_22Aug2017_6uvM2_HiC, whole genome shotgun sequence:
- the CLDN14 gene encoding claudin-14, protein MASTAVQLLGFLLSFLGLVGTLITTILPHWRRTAHVGTNILTAVSYLKGLWMECVWHSTGIYQCQIYRSLLALPRDLQAARALMVISCLLSGVACACAVVGMKCTRCAKGTPAKATFAVLGGVLFILAGLLCMVAVSWTTNDVVQNFYNPLLPSGMKFELGQALYLGFISSSLSLIGGTLLCLSCQDEVPSRPYQAQPRATTATAPAYRPPSAFKDNRAPSATSASVSGYRLNDYV, encoded by the coding sequence ATGGCCAGCACGGCCGTGCAGCTGCTGGGCTTCTTGCTCAGCTTCCTGGGCCTGGTGGGCACGCTGATCACCACCATCCTGCCGCACTGGCGCCGCACGGCGCACGTGGGCACCAACATCCTGACGGCCGTGTCCTACCTGAAGGGGCTGTGGATGGAGTGCGTGTGGCACAGCACCGGCATCTACCAGTGCCAGATCTACCGCTCGCTGCTGGCGCTGCCCCGCGACCTGCAGGCAGCGCGCGCGCTCATGGTCATCTCCTGCCTGCTCTCGGGCGTGGCCTGCGCCTGCGCCGTGGTGGGCATGAAGTGCACGCGCTGCGCCAAGGGCACGCCCGCCAAGGCCACGTTCGCCGTGCTGGGCGGCGTGCTCTTCATCCTGGCCGGCTTGCTCTGCATGGTGGCAGTGTCCTGGACCACCAACGACGTGGTGCAGAACTTCTACAACCCGCTGCTGCCCAGCGGCATGAAGTTCGAGCTCGGGCAGGCCCTGTACCTCGGCTTCATCTCCTCGTCCCTGTCGCTCATCGGCGGCACGCTGCTCTGCCTGTCCTGCCAGGACGAGGTGCCCTCCAGGCCCTACCAGGCCCAGCCGAGGGCCACCACGGCCACCGCACCGGCCTACCGGCCCCCCTCAGCCTTCAAGGACAACCGGGCCCCCTCGGCCACGTCAGCCTCGGTCAGCGGGTACAGACTGAACGACTATGTATGA